A segment of the Desulfitobacterium dehalogenans ATCC 51507 genome:
CTCGAGTTCAAATTCGATTCAAAAAGCTTTTCAGAAACCAAAGAGCACTAGCAATTTACCACCAACAAATTAAACTGAAAGAAGCGAGGTTAGGAACATGTCGAATGCATCAAAGCAAGATCATGAATCCAAAAGCACTCTAGTGGGTAACGTTAAACCGACGAATGTACGTTGGTACGTTTTCATTGCTATGTTGGTACTTGTCACTATCAATTATGTTGACCGTGCGGTTTTATCTATTGCTATGCCCGCGATTCAAAAGGACTTAAACTTGGATCCTGCAATTGTCGGAGTTATTCTCAGTTCCTTCTTCTGGGGTTATGCCCTAATGCAAATTCCTTCTGGTTTCCTTCTTGATAGGGTTAACCCGTCGAAAGTAGTGCTTGGCTCGGCGGTGGGCTGGGGAATCGCACAAACCTTGACCGGTTTTGTAAACAGCGCCGGCTCCCTGATGTTCTTCCGGGTTCTCCTCGGAGTTACAGAAGCTCCAATTATGCCTGCCGGAGCAAAATTGCAGGGTGTTTGGCTTCCAAGTAAGGAAAGAGCCAGAGGAGCGACAATCATCGATAGTGGTGCTCCATTAGGTACAGCAGTCGGCGGACCCATCATTATTGCTTTCATGGCGTGGTTTGGTGGATGGCGCGGAGCGCTCATAGGCGCCGGTATCTTGACCATTGTTCTTGGAGTTATCTGCTATTATGTCCTTAGGGGAAATCCAGCTACCCACAAAGGAGTTAATGAGGCTGAACGTGAATATATCCAAAGTCACCTATCTCAAGAACAGGAAGAAGCTCAGAAAGAAACCAAGACGGAGCTTAAAACATCCACATACCTATCCAACAAAAGTTTCTGGGGTATGTGCTTAGGCTGGTTCTCCTTCAATACCGTATTCTATGGCCTGTTAACATGGGGACCAAGTTTCCTCGCTAAGACTCAGGGCATTGATATTAAGGCTATTGGTTTCTCTACATTACTCATCTTTGGATGTGGCTTTGTGGGCGAGCTTATTGGTGGTCAACTCGTTGACAAATGGCGTCAAGTGGGTGGTAAATATAACACGGTTATGAAAACTTGCATTGGCATAGCAGGTCTTGCAACCTCAGCTTCTATCTTCCTCCTCACAAGAGCAAGTTCCTTAACCATGGCTATTGTTTTGTTGTCCACTGCATTGTTCTTTTTGCGCTGGGCAGGTATCTTCTGGAGTGTTCCGGCAGCCATCGCACAACGTCACCATGTCGGTGTACTCGGTGGATGCATGAACTTCGCTGGTAACATTGCAGGGGTTATCACTCCAATCTACATCGGTTTAATTGTAAAATTCACTGGATCGTTCCATGCAGGTCTTCTGATCTTCGTTGCTGCAGGTATCCTCCTTGCTGTTGCTGGTTCACTCATCAACTATGAAAAGAAAATCGGTGTTGCTTGAGTCAAGCCCATATCGGGCCAAGTGTGCGTATGTCTTCGAGAAGAAAGGAGAGTGAAATGTAATGCGAATTCTAGTCATAAATCCAAATATTTCAGAAAGCGTTACAAACCTTATTGCACAAGAGTCAAGACGTGTAGCTTCTCCAGAAACTGAATTGTTGTTCGCAACGGCACCTTTTGGCGTAGAGTATATTGAAACTCGCATAGAGGCTCTTATTGGCGGGTATGCTGCGGCGTGCGTTGCAGCTGAACGCCAGGGGGAATATGATGGTGTAATTATTGACGCTTTTGGTGATCCCGGGCTCTTGGGGATCAAAGAAATGCTTAACGTTCCTGTGGTGGGAATGACGGAAGCCGCTTTAGCATCGGCATGTCTTTTAGGTCAGCGTTTTTCCATTATTGCTATTTCCTCGCGGATTAAGGCGTGGTATCTGGAAACTGTCGAACGTAGTCACCTTACGACCCGTCTTGCAAGCATACGGTCTTTGAATGATACACTGCGTAATATCGGTACTGTACAGGAAGATCATGCTGAGCGCTTAAAAGAGTTGGCGATTGAGGCGGTCGAGAAGGATGGTGCTGACGTTATCATACTGGCGGGAGCGCCTCTGGCAGGTCTTGCCCGTAGCCTTGAAGGACAGTTACCAGTGCCTGTAGTGGACGGAGTGTCTAGTGCAGTGCGTCATTGCGAATCGCTTATTGCACTAAATCCTGGCTACGCAGTGAAAGGAAGCTTTGCTCAACCCCCCCTGAAGCCGAATAAGGGATTGCCGGCAGCTCTAGCCGCACTATTGGATCGCACACGCTAATATTACTAAAGGATTCTAGCATACTTTTGCTAGAATCCTTTGCCACGATTATGCATAACCCCCTCTTCTAACACTGCCCTTGAGGCAATTTGTTTAAGGGTGGTTTTGGGTTTAGAAGACGTCAGATTGAAAAAGATTATGGAAGCACCATATAGGATAGTGCGCCAGTAGTTATATGCAGGGGGTGTCCGATGGAACGGTACGTTCGTTTTAATAATGGTAATAAGATTTGCTTCGGATTAGTCAAAGGAGATATAGTTGCAGAGCTGATCGGTGAGGAGCTTTCCGATTTTAAAGAATCCGGAATAGAACATGATCTTTCCTCCCTTAAGCTATTGGCCCCTTGTAACCCTACAAAAGCAGTCTGTGTTGGTCTTAATTATAAAGACACAGTCCTCGAGCCAGGAGCACAATGGCCTAAAGAACCTCTTTTATTTATAAAACCATCGACAAGCATTACAAATCCAGGAGATGATATCATCAAATGGGCAATGACGGAGGATTTAGCCTTTGAAGCGGAACTAGCCATTGTCATAGGGAAAAAAGCGCATCTAGTGCCTGAAGAGGAAGCTCATGAATATATCTGGGGATATACAATCGCTAATGATGTAACTGCAAAGGATTTGCAGAGGGCCGACACCCTATGGACCCGCTCAAAGTCCTTCGATACGTTTCTCCCTTTGGGGCCCTGGATCGTCAGTGGAATTGATGCCCATAATTTAATGATTACTTCTTCTGTAAACGGTCAGCAAAAACAAAAAGGTACTACTGCTGATTTAATCTTTGGCATAGAGTACCTAGTAAGTTTCGTTTCTCATATTACAACGCTGTTACCCGGAGATATTATTTTAACAGGTACACCTGGTGGTTACGGTTCGTCCTTAGATGTTAATGATAAGGTCGAAATAGAGATATCAGAGATCGGCAAGCTAATGAACACTTGTAAAGTAAGCTCGGAACGCTGGAGTCTTGCACCACGCCATAAATAGCATGTATTTGAGCAGGGAGGGTAAAAGGCGTTTTTGTACGCCACCCATGGCGATCAACTAGACTACGAAAGTCCGTTATGGGGATATGTAGCGACCAGCCATGAGCTTAAGGCAAGGGTATCCATCGCGAGGAGAATGAAAAAGGCGAATTCCTGTAGAATTCGCCCCTTTCCGAACCGTTTGCAAAAGTTGTCTTTTCTTTCAGCCTTTTCATTCCGAGAGGCTATTTATTTTGCCTCAAATAATCTACCCCAGCCTTTAACGACACCAGGATCTACACCGACCATTTTTAAGGTTTTCCATACAGTGACTGCGGTACTATCGTAAACAGTGATGCCATAATCTCTTTCGAGCTGTTCGATTTGCCAAGTGGATCTTAAATTGGTACAAATGATGCTGATTCCATCAGCGGCATCAACGCTGACTTCTTTACACATCTCATCAATCTGTTCCGGCGTAACTAAACTGAAAGAACGGTTAACGGTTTGATTCAAGCCGCGAGAATTAATGACTTTGTAACCGCATTTTTCTTCAAATTGTTTAGCAATGAGCTCATCGATGGAAGGGATGTAAGGAGTAACCATGTGGAGAGTCTTTACATTGTTTTCCTCAAACGCTTCCAGCATAGCAAGCATGGAGGTGGTTGCTGGGATCCCCGTCGTTTCGGTGATTTTCTCACATACCATCCTGTCGAATTCGAAGCCTGTCCAACCACCTGATGTTCCGTTCCAGGCAATGGCATCAACATCGGCATGGGCGAGAAATTCTGAGGCACGTAGAAATGGATCGAGATCAAACTGAGATAAAGCGTCTTTTTCCAAAGAAATCTTTGTCACCTCTAAACGTGAATAGTGCATGGTAACAAGATCCTCTAAGCCGGAAACCATTCTTGAGCAAATAGGCTCCAGGGCTGTGTTTGAAGATGGGGTCAGCATTCCAATCTTCTTTTGTTCTGCAGGATCAAACATAGTTTTTTTCATGTGAGTATCCCTCCATTAAAAATATAGGGAATGACCGACGCGCGACAGTCGCTTGTCGACAATGTTTGATATATGTTTTCGCCGTTTCTTTTCGAAATCCTCTTTTGTTTTTGATGTTTCTGAATATTTTCTTTAAATTTTTCTCCATTGCATTAATGGATTTCGGCAGCCGAATAGTCTTCAACGAGTATGTCTTGAGCCCCTTGCCACAGAACAATTTGGCCTAATTTCCCTAAGTTTTCATTCCCTTCAATGATCGTTAAGAAATGGTTTCCTGCTAATTGCCCAATTTTGCTTGAAAAACAAGCCCCTCCATAAGGGATGAAAATCTCTGTTTCACTAATATCACCCGGATATAAAAGGATCTCCCCTTTGGCAGGATGACTGGTAGGATTTTCATAGCCCACTCCTAATTTGAAATCGCCTAAGGGAACCCAAACGGCCTCTCCGCTCCACCGAACATGGATAATCTTGTTTTTAAATGGCAGAAGCTTTTTAAATGCCGCACAAGTTTGGGGGGCCTCTTTTTCCTCAAGTCGTGCAATGAAGTTAAACCCACCGGCAGTAATTTTTACTAGATTCATAATTTTATCAACCTCCTCATTTTTTTAATATCAATTCTATGACGATGAAGGGCCCCTTACAGGTCTTAACTCTTATGAGCATACTTATTAAGCGCTGCCGTGTCAAGAATCGTTATTTCTCCCCGTCTGAGATGGATAAGGCCTTTTTGGGCAAATTCGTTAAGATAGGTTGTTACTTTGGAACGTGCTGTGCCAATAAAGTGGGCCAGTTCTTCATGGGTAATCATCAGGCAGTTATCGTTATTTTTACTGGTGAAAATACCATAGTGTTTAAAATCCAATAACAATCTTGCCAGCCGGTCCTCAATTTTTTGAGTGGACAAATCTTCAGCTTGTAAAGTTGTCCATCTTAATTTAACCCCAATGGACTGAATAATATATAGAGCAATTTCCGGATAGGCATAGATAAGCTCTTTCATTCTATCCCCAGAAATAGCGACGATTTCAACTTTGCTTAGAGCGGTTGCCGAGACCATGCGCGGGCCTTGGTCCAGGGTTTCTGTTTCCCCAAATATTGCGGGGGCTACGAGGATGCCAAAGATTTTTTCACTTCCCTCAGAGAAAAAGCTGGAGACCTTTACCTTGCCTTT
Coding sequences within it:
- a CDS encoding maleate cis-trans isomerase family protein, with the protein product MKKTMFDPAEQKKIGMLTPSSNTALEPICSRMVSGLEDLVTMHYSRLEVTKISLEKDALSQFDLDPFLRASEFLAHADVDAIAWNGTSGGWTGFEFDRMVCEKITETTGIPATTSMLAMLEAFEENNVKTLHMVTPYIPSIDELIAKQFEEKCGYKVINSRGLNQTVNRSFSLVTPEQIDEMCKEVSVDAADGISIICTNLRSTWQIEQLERDYGITVYDSTAVTVWKTLKMVGVDPGVVKGWGRLFEAK
- a CDS encoding aspartate/glutamate racemase family protein — encoded protein: MRILVINPNISESVTNLIAQESRRVASPETELLFATAPFGVEYIETRIEALIGGYAAACVAAERQGEYDGVIIDAFGDPGLLGIKEMLNVPVVGMTEAALASACLLGQRFSIIAISSRIKAWYLETVERSHLTTRLASIRSLNDTLRNIGTVQEDHAERLKELAIEAVEKDGADVIILAGAPLAGLARSLEGQLPVPVVDGVSSAVRHCESLIALNPGYAVKGSFAQPPLKPNKGLPAALAALLDRTR
- a CDS encoding MFS transporter, whose protein sequence is MGNVKPTNVRWYVFIAMLVLVTINYVDRAVLSIAMPAIQKDLNLDPAIVGVILSSFFWGYALMQIPSGFLLDRVNPSKVVLGSAVGWGIAQTLTGFVNSAGSLMFFRVLLGVTEAPIMPAGAKLQGVWLPSKERARGATIIDSGAPLGTAVGGPIIIAFMAWFGGWRGALIGAGILTIVLGVICYYVLRGNPATHKGVNEAEREYIQSHLSQEQEEAQKETKTELKTSTYLSNKSFWGMCLGWFSFNTVFYGLLTWGPSFLAKTQGIDIKAIGFSTLLIFGCGFVGELIGGQLVDKWRQVGGKYNTVMKTCIGIAGLATSASIFLLTRASSLTMAIVLLSTALFFLRWAGIFWSVPAAIAQRHHVGVLGGCMNFAGNIAGVITPIYIGLIVKFTGSFHAGLLIFVAAGILLAVAGSLINYEKKIGVA
- a CDS encoding fumarylacetoacetate hydrolase family protein, with protein sequence MERYVRFNNGNKICFGLVKGDIVAELIGEELSDFKESGIEHDLSSLKLLAPCNPTKAVCVGLNYKDTVLEPGAQWPKEPLLFIKPSTSITNPGDDIIKWAMTEDLAFEAELAIVIGKKAHLVPEEEAHEYIWGYTIANDVTAKDLQRADTLWTRSKSFDTFLPLGPWIVSGIDAHNLMITSSVNGQQKQKGTTADLIFGIEYLVSFVSHITTLLPGDIILTGTPGGYGSSLDVNDKVEIEISEIGKLMNTCKVSSERWSLAPRHK
- a CDS encoding DUF3830 family protein; amino-acid sequence: MNLVKITAGGFNFIARLEEKEAPQTCAAFKKLLPFKNKIIHVRWSGEAVWVPLGDFKLGVGYENPTSHPAKGEILLYPGDISETEIFIPYGGACFSSKIGQLAGNHFLTIIEGNENLGKLGQIVLWQGAQDILVEDYSAAEIH
- a CDS encoding Crp/Fnr family transcriptional regulator; this translates as MNYFVPNIYSQPTDTNLWNILLSSGIPRHYQKGEFVFEKNQPSNGLICLKKGKVKVSSFFSEGSEKIFGILVAPAIFGETETLDQGPRMVSATALSKVEIVAISGDRMKELIYAYPEIALYIIQSIGVKLRWTTLQAEDLSTQKIEDRLARLLLDFKHYGIFTSKNNDNCLMITHEELAHFIGTARSKVTTYLNEFAQKGLIHLRRGEITILDTAALNKYAHKS